The Aedes albopictus strain Foshan chromosome 1, AalbF5, whole genome shotgun sequence genomic interval TCCCGACAATCACGTTCTACGCAACTGTCCCATCTTCCTTGGGAAGGATGTACGCCTTCGCCGAGAGCTCGTAACGCAGAAGCGGTTGTGCTGGAATTGTTTGGGCAGCGGGCATCAATCAAAGAAGTGTTCGTCGAAGTTCACTTGTCGCACGTGTCGTGAGAAACATCACTCGTTACTGCACGATCCTGCTCTATCGAAGTCGCCGAGTTCCTCCGTGTCATCATCAACCTCTACTCAGCAACCGTCTCCTTCCACAAGTGTGGAATCCCAGAGCTCCGCTCCTCCCCAAGTCAGCATGGCAGCCCAAACTGCATGCAACACGGTTTTGTTGGAAACGGTTGTCCTCAACGTGATCGATGACCACGGCAATGAGCACCAGGCGAGGGCCTTGCTGGACTCGGCATCCATGTCCAACTTCATTTCGAAGCCATTAGCGAAGCTACTCTTCAACCCCCGGTCGAAGGTGGACATATCCATAGCAGGTATCGGTCTCTCCACGCAGAACGTGAAAAGTGCAATTACCGCCACGATCCAATCGAGAACACAGGAGTTTTCGACGAAATTGGAGTTTCTCATCCTCAAGAATCCTTCGGCACAGCTGCCGACCATTCCGATCAACATTTCGTCGTGGAATATCCCGAAGGTTGCCCTAGCAGACCCCCAGTTCCACGTTCCAGGAAGGATAGACCTTGTCATCGGAAGTGAAGCCTTCTGGGAGCTCCATAGTGGTCGGAAGATTCCGTTAGGAGACGGACTTCCATGGCTGACTGAAACGCCATTCGGATGGGCCGTCGCTGGGACCGCATCAAGCCAATACAACTGTATCCCTCGGATCTGTAACCTTTCTACGAAAGATGATCCCCTAGAAGCCACCCTCCAACGGTTCTGGGAAATCGAGGACATTTCCGACGGTCCTGCGCTGTCGGTGGAAGAGAACCGGTGTGAAGAGCACTACGCAGCAACTACAACTCGTGATCCATCAGGGAGGTATTTCGTCAGTCTTCCTCGAACCGACAATCCAATGGCTGTCCTAGGAAGCTCCAAGGAAATCGCAGATCGCCGTCTTCTGAGTGTCGAGCGGCGTCTCGAACGTGATCCTGCTACCAAGGACGCGTACCACCGCTTCATGGACGAATACCTCCAGCTTGGACACATGAAGAAGCTCGAAGAACCGGTAGATGATGGTCAACCCCATTGCTACATCCCACACCATGCCGTCTTCAAAGAGTCTAGCACGACAACGAAGGTCAGGGTCGTTTTTGACGCTTCGTGCAAGACGTCGTCCGGATATTCGCTGAACGACACGCTTTTGGTCGGCCCAGTTGTACAGGAAGACCTGTATTCAATTATTctgcgtttccgcattcgccgCATTGCTCTCGTTGCCGACGTAGAGAAAATGTATCGGCAGATGCTACACTTCCCCGAGGATCGCAGATTTCTACGAATCCGTTTCCGTGAGAACCCCAGCGATCCAATATCCACCTACGAATTGCAGACAGTGACCTACGGTACTGCCTCTGCCCCGTATCTCGCCACGAGAACTCTGCAGCAGATAGCTCACGATAATGGACATCTGTATCCAGCTGCTGTAGACCCAGTGATTCACGACTGCTACGTCGATGACCTGCTGTCTGGAGCTGACGATGTGGAATCAGCCATTCAAGTGCGGGAACAAGTGACGTCTATGCTCAACACTGCTGGCTTCCCAATCAAGAAGTGGGCATCGAACGTTCCGGAAGTTCTCGCCGGTGTTCCAACGGAAGACCTGGCCCTACAACCACTGCACGATCTCCAGGACGAGCAGGCCGTTTCCACTCTGGGTCTTGTGTGGGAACCGAGAACCGACACATTACGGTTCAAGGTCCAACTGCCACCACCGGCTGCGGTACTGACAAAGCGGAAAGTGATGTCATACATCGCCCAAATCTTCGACCCACTCGGTCTCGTGGGTCCTACCATCGTAGTTGCGAAACTCTTCATGCAGCGTTTGTGGGCGCTGAAACACAACGGAGAAACTTGCGAATGGGATTCACCGCTTCCGATCAAGCTGCAACAGGAATGGAAAGAATTCCACTCCACGCTACACATGCTAGGCGAGGTTCGAGTTCCACGATTCGCATCTCTTTCGAACGTCATCAACCTCCAGCTCCATTTCTTCTCCGACGCCTCCAAGGGAGCGTATGGCTCCTGCTGCTACGTACGAGCTGAAACAAGAGATGGTGTGTCAGTGCAGCTGCTAACTGCGAAGTCAAAGGTAGCTCCACTATCTACCCGTCATTCCATCGCCCGGCTGGAACTATGTGCAGCGCGACTGTCGACGCAGCTGTTCCAGAAAGTGTTGGCCGCCCTGAAGATACCAGCTCCAGCTTACTTCTGGACGGACTCCACTACGGTTCTCCACTGGTTACGGTCACCACCTAGCCGTTGGAAGGCATTCGTAGCCAATCGAGTGTCACAAATCCAGCATGCAGTCGCCGTGAGTCGCTGGAAACATGTTCCTGGCACCGACAACCCAGCAGACGATATCTCACGGGGATTGAATCCAATCGACATTCTACAGTGCAAGCGTTGGTGGAACGGTCCTGACTGGTTGACACTCCCTCCGGCGAACTGGCCGAATCTCCTTCCGGTCGATGAAGACGCGCAAGCTTCCACCGAAGAGATGCGGAAGGTCCCGGTAGTTTCGATGGGCGTCATTCAAAGCGGTTTCCACGACGAGCTGTTCGCCCGTTTCTCCAGCTTCTCTAAGCTTCGTCGTGTCATTGCGTTCTGCTTGCGATATCGTCGATCTTTGCAAGAACGCGCCACGTTACGCCGCACCGATCCGGACAAGTTCAATCAGCTCACCCTCAACGATGGGACAATCGCTCCACTTACCTCCGAAGAACTACATACCGCGGAGGTGCACCTCTGTCGTCTCGCACAACGTCAGTCGTTCGCTGAAGAACTTTCGGATCTGGCCAGCGGGGAAAGAGTCACCAAATCGTCAGCGTTGAAATGGCTGAAACCGTTCGTCGATCAGAACGGCCTTATTCGTGTCGGTGGCCGGCTGCGCAACGCCGCCCTCTCCGACTTCGTCAAGCACCCCATCGTGCTTTCTGCCAAACATCCGCTGTCGACTCTGCTGGCTAGTTTCTTTCACTTAAAGCTACTGCACGCAGGCCCTCAACTCCTGCTAGCCACACTGCGCCAGAAGTATTGGATTCTCGGCGGCAGAAACTTAACAAAATCCGTCTTTCACCATTGCCACACTTGCTTTCGTAGCAAGCCCAAACTAGTCCAGCAGAGCACAGCGGATCTACCGGCATCCCGAGTCTCACCAACTCGACCCTTCTCCGTCTGCGGCGTCGACTATTGTGGACCGTTCTTCATCAAGCCAACCGTCCGCAATCGTGCACCAACGAAAGCCTACGTAGCGGTCTTCGTCTGTTTTGCGACAAGGGCCGTACACATCGAGCTTGTGAGCGACCTTACCACGGCTGCCTTTCTGGCAGCGCTTCGTCGTGTCGTCGCCCGCAGAGGAAGAATCGCCGAGCTGCACTCGGACAATGCGACTACGTTCAAGGGTGCGTCTCACGCACTCAACCGCATCTACCAGATGCTGAAGGTGGACAATGCCGACCGAGACAGGATCTTCAACTGGTGCTCCGAGAATGAGattcggtggaaattcatcccGCCGAGAGCGCCACACTTCGGAGGCCTGTGGGAGGCCGCCGTCAAGTCAGCGAAGAAGCACCTGCTCAAGACTGTCGGCAACAGCAGCATCGCCTTCGAACCGATGGTAACTCTCTTGGCCCAGGTCGAGATGTGCCTGAACTCTCGTCCGCTGACGCCTATGCCGAGTGAACCGTCCGATCTGGAGGTCCTAACACCAGGGCACTTTCTCGTCGGGTCCAATCTCCAAGCAGTGCCCGAAGCTGATTTTCGTGGGATTCCCGACAACCGTCTGGAGTCGTACGAGCTGGTCCAGAAGCACCTACAGAACATCTGGGCTCGTTGGTACCCGGAATATCTTCAGCAGCTGCAGTCCCGAGCTACCAAGGGCTGCAATCCTCCGGTCGTCGTCGAGGTCGACCGAATCGTCGTTATCAAGGAGGACAACGTCCCTCCTGCCAGCTGGCCGCTCGGAAGGATTATCAAGCTACATCCGGGCAAGGATGGTGTCGTCCGAGTAGTGACACTACGGACTGCACCGGGAAAGGACATCGTTCGAGCGGTTGCGAAGATCGCTCTACTGCCGTCACCAGATCCAAGCCTATAAACTGTTCCAGGTAGAGCAACCCGCAAGGGAGAACTTGCTCGAAGCGCACCTGCGCTTAGCACAGGTAATTGCGGTTCCAATAACCCTAAGCTGAATCGTTCGATCTACCTGGTCTTTCTTTTTTGTTCCCGGTCTGTTGCGAGGATCTACAACGGAGCGATCACCGGCGCCAGTCCCGATGTCCAGTCCAGTCTACAATATCCAACTTGAATTCGTCCAACGTGAATTTTGGAACACCTCCGTGTTCCAAGGTGGCCGGAATGTTGGAGCCGGGCCCATCCAACTAACAGAATTAGTTTAAGTTAAATTGAATTCGCAAATACCGATTTGTAACCCTATTGATCCAACAATATCTCTGAGAGACAAAATCTGAGCAGAGCGCGCCTGCGCACGCTAGCCACTGTCCACCTTCTGTGGACAATCGTTTAGGTAGAGAAACAATCACCAACCTCTTGTACATATTGTATATAGATTAGTACGAAATAACAAGCAATACAAAACACACGCGCGGTCGTCGTTCTTTGTCATCGCTCTATCACCGTCAGAGCAATAAATTCGCAAGTCCCCGCGTTACCAAGGGACTTTGCTGTTGTCGATATTGCGGTTGTGAACCGTGCGAGTCAAATTGTGCTAAGTGGTCGGTTACCACGGCACTTAGACGTTTTGTGGTTGCAGTGGTGAAGCGAGTGAGAAGACAAATTTCCTAAGTGCCCGGTTACCAAGGGACTTAGCCGTTCAAGTGTCGTGAGCATCATTCGGACCCTAGTGAAAGGGTCGAAGAGCTTTGACGGTGCGAGTCAAATTGTGCTAAGTGGTCGGTTACCACGGCACTTAGACGTTTTGTGGTTGCAGTGGTGAAGCGAGTGAGAAGACAAATTTCCTAAGTGCCCGGTTACCAAGGGACTTAGCCGTTCAAGTGTCGTGAGCATCATTCGGACCCTAGTGAAAGGGTCGAAGAGCTTTGACGGCCAGTGTTTGAAGAAGTACTGGACACAAAGGGCTTGTGGCGACCCAAGCCCTCGGTCAGTGATATCGCGAGTGTTTGCTGCACTTTAGTGCACTTTTCACCAGCTGCTCCGGCAGTGAAGAAAGTCCTTCGGTCCAGGCATAGTTCGCGCTCGAACATTTTTTGAACGGCATTAATCTAAAGAATTTAGTTGAATGGGTCCGGCTCCAACATTCCGGCCACCTTGGAACACGGAGGTGTTCCAAAAATTCACGTTGGACGAATTCAGTATGGTTGGTTGTTGTGGGCTGGACTGGACATCGGGACTGGTGCCGGTGATCGCTCCGTTGTAGATCCTCGCAACAGACCGGGAACAAAAAAGAAAGACAAGGTAGCTCCACTATCTAGCCGTCATTCCATCGCCCGGCTGGAACTATGTGCAGCGCGACTGTCGACGCAGCTGTTCCAGAAAGTGTTGGCCGCCCTAAAGATACCAGCTCCAGCTTACTTCTGGACGGACTCCACCACGGTTCTCCACTGGTTAGGGTCACCACCTAGCCGTTGGAAGGCATTCGTAGCCAATCGAGTGTCACAAATCCAGCATGCAGTCGCCGTGAGTCGCTGGAAACATGTTCCTGGCATCGACAACCCAGCAGACGATATCTCACGGGGATTGAATCCAATCGACATTCTACAGTGCAAACGTTGGTGGAACGGTCCTGACTGGTTGACACTCCCTCCGGCGAACTGGCCGAATCTCCTTCCGGTCGATGAAGACGCGCAAGCTTCCACCGAAGAGATGCGGAAGGTCCCGGTAGTTTCGATGGGCGTCATTCAAAGCGGTTTCCACCACGAACTGTTCGCCCGTTTCTCCAGCTTCTCTAAGCTTCGTCGTGTCACTGCGTTCTGTTTGCGATATCTTCGATCTTTGCAAGAACGCGCCATGTTATGCCGCACCGATCCGGAAAAGTACAATCAGCTCACCCTCAACGATGGAGAAGTCGCTCCGCTGCAACAAACATTTATTATTGTGTCTATCAAACATATATTTAGAATCAACAATTTGGATGTATTACGATCACCATTTTGATTTTGTAAAGTAAACAGTGGACTTTTTTTTGTGCGAAATTGTTGGGGGAAAGTGCTTCATGCGAAAATCGTAATTTTGGTTGTTCTTTCGATTTTTGTTTTGCTCTGGATTTTGCTACTGTTAATaaaggtaaggggctgtccattaataacgtaagggaattttagcgatttttcgataccccctcccccccttgtaagattttttgtatgagaacccaaaattttttgtatggcgcgtaagatttttcaaaccccccctcccaccataaacccttacgtaattaatggacagcccctaagtgtgCAACTGCGGTGTTGTAATTTTACTCATAAAATCGATCATTTCAgcaatttttgtcgaaaatgagGAACGATTCTATGAAAAAAGGGAAATCGTATGAGGAAAGTTGAAGGTAATTCCAGAACGACTGATTGACTTATATGATTGCTAATTTTATTTACTTCCGAACTTGTGTTTTAGATCGAATATTCAACAAAGTTAGCACTACAGAAAAGGAAACGCGCCACACTACCTTGGAACGTTATCAGAATTTATATAGCAGCATGCATTTGATCTTAAATTGTGTAATTTGATATATAGTTTAAGAGAAATGTTTTATTATGATCATAATGAAAATAAAACCTaaccaataaaactgtttttaataTCAAAACTGGGTCAgtttaaaaatttaatatttgttgAAACAACAAATATGAATATTAGTTTCAATGGGatgataacataaggctgaatttcaaaaggctgaatgcacataaggctgaaactatggatatgtaacaaaaggctgaaatttcaaaaggctgaaatgacaaaaggctgaaaacatggcaaattccaaaacttgaaatatgcataataatgaactctatagaatctgagctgagggtttaatgatttaaaagatggtattacacaaggcattatattttccggaatactattctccggagtggcatttgccgaaatgtcgttcccgttggtgctgtgtcattatgccgaaggatatcaggcctcaaatgccactaaggcgaatgggttgTAATGACTTCAATgctaaggaggtttactaggcagcctagttgaatggttgaattatgatctatgcattaactcgaaagaacagcctttctaaaaaagcgggaaaaatctctgatcgaagagtaagtattgtggccgcaaatagtacagtataacgaccaagcggaaaggtttgatgataatttctgcatactaataactctcccgtgagtgatttttccttctattaaaaataggctgttcttttgaggtttttgcatatattcagtgttggcattcttaccaatgtgtaaaatgcagcgagcttctgcgtgcgcatattctttaaaaacgattcatcggagatttccccttcttttgaacataggctgttcttactgtgtttgaatgttatagctgcatatttttttatcaaaggttttccttcttttaaaatgttgaaagaaccataatttaagttcgggtgttgaagctgcttactttttaccagatgtttctccttcttataaaataggctattctttcaagcagtattgtattcgaacagaacgtgagccaaaaatgaactgagcactttaatttttttggtcgacaaagcattgaacttgcctgtcagagcttttgctgcttaagagcgcccgctcggttcccattcgactctgagttcacatgcgcttatcttcatcattgaatcctatgtgtcttctttcttaggactagaaccttgtgccgcatctacatgtttggttgttattttgttatgtcacagggaaatgcatcatagatcctttggtacgacattgtggtctcggatattgaaatacagctccaggaatttagatttttcaaaacacacgatggtcggactggttcaTTCTTCAATAAAAGAAGATTGAAGCCCAACAGATTGCGAAggatgaaatggcgcaaatatgaccattttagtatcacagataccaggataacatgttagtcagcatgctacgggttcagtcctaTCCTAGGTCCTAtccagttcatgccgcgttcaatttgcatgttcaaatatacatatttgatcgcagtgtgccgagtatgaacttcaatgcaaattgaatGCGTTCACACTGCAGCAGTGCTacaattcggttctgaattcttatgcgctcaacattgggggaaatagtttctgtcgatatgtgatgccaataaacctgtttagtcacccggagttccttgagaaacttaatcaggaatggtcaactgatggaccgatgatcagactctattggtttaggcaagtttatgattttcgataattcatgccaatacctccgttactgtattgtatttaATCACGTCCGGAGCAGCGCATATGattgaaaatccggattttccaaaacccatgttgaccggactggtacactcagatatggttccaatagcagaagaatttctgaatctaataagctcaaaatgtttgaaatctgtggaaacatggtggaggtatggccattttagtttggcggatttcgctagtgttcaatttagagctcgcacgcgttataaatttagaactgaacaaagttcaaacatttttgagcaacagttaggtacaatagtttttgcctcaactaccacttattacccgaattacccgaacaattgtttacatctaagactcattcaacctagtttccgagttgacacacataatacttcaaacgagtggaaataaattgttggcgaaatcctttgtcaatttgagctaaaatagtttagtattagcggggtattggccgatatgatactgaagaaagtacaacAACATAggcattatgataccgaaatccataagattatgttccatttgaatgtcttttcatcagttagagttagctcacgtgactagatgtccattcgatgaatagtcaaatcgattgaatgtcatatacttcctcttccgtaaaatgggttttgaccaaatgaccgtttgaccaaatgtactttcgagcaaagattcttttgtttcctatgatcattttcaagtcgagtcaaatgtttatcaaagaccaatagattagccataaatgtccaaaatgtcatttcattcgattctctacaactttcaaaacttttcaacatgttgatatctttcagccttttgatatctttcagccttttgatgctttcagccttttgatcattcagccttatgtgtttcagccttttgatcattcagccttatgtgccttttgtacgtaacccgtttCAATACGGCTTCTTTTGTTGCTTCAACACATTGTTTTTATAGATTTcataaatcgttttttttttttgtttcaaaaaaagtTATGTTTTGGTTGTGACAGCTAGTTGTTTTCGGGCATTTTTAGGAACAACAAATTCtattgttgttatgaatttgtggatttgttgaatcaacaaaattaattggtaagccctgagtctacaataaaatttgttgaaactatgCAGAATTCTTTTGAGTTaacaatatatttttctgcgtgaagcggtgaatgtaaataacattcacgccgtggagagttgcgtttgctgccttttgTTGACTTTATTTTTGGCGCTACACTAGTactttgttctacaaagtttcaggtgaaacaaaaatgaaaaagtgctccatacattagttttcgctacgatgtttctgaagcgagttattcgcaagtgaatgtaaatgattgcaaatgtaTGATCCCATCCTTGCATGGGAAGTTATCACATTGGCTTCATCGACAGCTGGTCGAcattggaccagatcttcaccgtacggaaaatcctccagaaatgccgtgaatactaggtcccaacAGATTACCTGTTCATTGTCGTGGCATTCGACAATATgtatcgaccgtgcagagctGAGGCAGCTGATGAACAAAATTCCAATGAGACCGATGATCCTCTACGGACAGGATACATAGATTTTGTTCGAGAAGAACCTGCATGTACTTTGAAGACGAACTTCAACAGTATGCAGGAGAACTCATGGTTCTGCCAATTACAAAGTACCTGCTTTGTTTTTGATACATTCACTGGTTAACGTTTCAGGCGCCTGTACAACATTGCCACTGTTCCATTCGCTTGAGGCGACagtcgacggaagatgatctgcgatAGCTCTTTGTAGGTTGTTTTCGGTAAGCGGGGTAACATTAATCGGCTTGACCGGTCTCATGAAATGCTCAAACATTTTTAATTGAATctgttttaatcctaaaataacttgaaAAGTACATAGCTTgttagaatttggacaacatatttgaaatcagagaCCCCAAATTTAGCAAGtaat includes:
- the LOC115267192 gene encoding uncharacterized protein LOC115267192, which codes for MAPKDDKILTDKLVQRQSLTAIRDAVEKFVRDFEAVRDRCQVQVRIETLDRVNVAFSDVQDTIERLDPDNLEAHLTERVDFEHRYCAAKGYLLSKRPTDAAPAQLNSSFVAQPAPFHLRLPQIDLPRFNGDFSRWLSFRDTFSSMVHSNADIPTVAKLQYLLQSLEGEAKKPFESVEIEADNYACTWDALLKRYDNRRFLKRQLFRALYDLPTVKQESAKRLHSLVDDFQRHVRALAKLNEPVEHWDTPLVNIMSYKLDQSTLRAWEEKTSTQDDVKYDELVEFLYQRVRVLNSVGYEHHQQPTPPSKVAGTTPKSAKIKFAASAAASSNTTPTCLLSCPDNHVLRNCPIFLGKDVRLRRELVTQKRLCWNCLGSGHQSKKCSSKFTCRTCREKHHSLLHDPALSKSPSSSVSSSTSTQQPSPSTSVESQSSAPPQVSMAAQTACNTVLLETVVLNVIDDHGNEHQARALLDSASMSNFISKPLAKLLFNPRSKVDISIAGIGLSTQNVKSAITATIQSRTQEFSTKLEFLILKNPSAQLPTIPINISSWNIPKVALADPQFHVPGRIDLVIGSEAFWELHSGRKIPLGDGLPWLTETPFGWAVAGTASSQYNCIPRICNLSTKDDPLEATLQRFWEIEDISDGPALSVEENRCEEHYAATTTRDPSGRYFVSLPRTDNPMAVLGSSKEIADRRLLSVERRLERDPATKDAYHRFMDEYLQLGHMKKLEEPVDDGQPHCYIPHHAVFKESSTTTKVRVVFDASCKTSSGYSLNDTLLVGPVVQEDLYSIILRFRIRRIALVADVEKMYRQMLHFPEDRRFLRIRFRENPSDPISTYELQTVTYGTASAPYLATRTLQQIAHDNGHLYPAAVDPVIHDCYVDDLLSGADDVESAIQVREQVTSMLNTAGFPIKKWASNVPEVLAGVPTEDLALQPLHDLQDEQAVSTLGLVWEPRTDTLRFKVQLPPPAAVLTKRKVMSYIAQIFDPLGLVGPTIVVAKLFMQRLWALKHNGETCEWDSPLPIKLQQEWKEFHSTLHMLGEVRVPRFASLSNVINLQLHFFSDASKGAYGSCCYVRAETRDGVSVQLLTAKSKVAPLSTRHSIARLELCAARLSTQLFQKVLAALKIPAPAYFWTDSTTVLHWLRSPPSRWKAFVANRVSQIQHAVAVSRWKHVPGTDNPADDISRGLNPIDILQCKRWWNGPDWLTLPPANWPNLLPVDEDAQASTEEMRKVPVVSMGVIQSGFHDELFARFSSFSKLRRVIAFCLRYRRSLQERATLRRTDPDKFNQLTLNDGTIAPLTSEELHTAEVHLCRLAQRQSFAEELSDLASGERVTKSSALKWLKPFVDQNGLIRVGGRLRNAALSDFVKHPIVLSAKHPLSTLLASFFHLKLLHAGPQLLLATLRQKYWILGGRNLTKSVFHHCHTCFRSKPKLVQQSTADLPASRVSPTRPFSVCGVDYCGPFFIKPTVRNRAPTKAYVAVFVCFATRAVHIELVSDLTTAAFLAALRRVVARRGRIAELHSDNATTFKGASHALNRIYQMLKVDNADRDRIFNWCSENEIRWKFIPPRAPHFGGLWEAAVKSAKKHLLKTVGNSSIAFEPMVTLLAQVEMCLNSRPLTPMPSEPSDLEVLTPGHFLVGSNLQAVPEADFRGIPDNRLESYELVQKHLQNIWARWYPEYLQQLQSRATKGCNPPVVVEVDRIVVIKEDNVPPASWPLGRIIKLHPGKDGVVRVVTLRTAPGKDIVRAVAKIALLPSPDPSL